CCGTTCGCTCCCAGGATGTCGCGGGCCAGGCGGGCGCACTCGAGCGCCATCCATATGTTGTTTCGCTTGGCCATCGAGATGTGGTAGTGCTGCGCCTTATTCTGATCCTTCAGGCGTCCGACTTGCAGCGCCAAAAGCTGCGCCTTGGTAACCTCGCTGATCATCCACACCAGCTTTTCCTGCACCAGCTGATGCGAAGCGATCGGTTGATCGCGGAATTGCTTGCGAAATTGCGCATACTGCAGCGCGCAGTCATAGCAGGCCATCGCCGCACCGATGCCGCCCCAGGCAATACCATAGCGTGCCTGGTTCAGGCACATAAGGGCATTCTTCAGCCCTTCCGTCTTGGGCAACAGGTTGCAGGCGGGCACGCGCACATCCTGCAGCGACAAACTCGACGTCACCGAGGCCCGCAGCGACCATTTGCCATGCACATCCGCAGCGCGGAAGCCGGGCCGATTGGTCTCGACCAGAAACCCGCGTACACGATCGCCCTCGTCTTCCATCTTTGCCCAGATCACCGCCACGTCAGCGATCGAGCCCGAGGTAATCCACATCTTCTCGCCGTTGAGCACATAGTCGTTCCCATCTTTGCGCGCGCGGGTGCGCATGGCGCCGGGATTGGAGCCGGCATCGGGCTCGGTCAGTCCGAAGCATCCCAGCTTCTCGCCCTTTTGCATCCCCGGTAGCCACTTCTGCTTCTGCTCCTCGCTGCCAAACGCGTAGATCGGATACATCACCAGCGCCGACTGCACACTCACGAACGACCGCAACCCGCTGTCTCCACGCTCCAGTTCTTGCATGACGAGACCGTACTCGACATTCGACATTTCGGCGCAGCCATATCCCTTGAGATTGGCGCCGTAAAAGCCAAGCTCTCCCATCGGACGGATCAGTTCTTTGGGAAAGCGGCCTTCGCGGTTGCACTGCTCGATGATGGGGATGAGATTCTCTTCCACAAACTTTCGGGTATTGTCGCGAACCAGGATCTCGTCTTCGGAAAGCAGGCCATCGAACGCGATGAAATCGACTCCCTTGAATTTCAGGGCCATGAAAACGACCTCTTTCTAAGTCGGAATTACGCGCACTCTAGGCGGGAATTGTAATCGGTAATCCGAAGAGCAGCACTTAGCAGTCAGCACTCCGGCAAATCGTGGCTCGGCCTGCCTACTTCTTCGCCACGCCCCGCAAATAGTCATCGGTCTTGTTCAGCCAGTCCTGGCGCGGCGGATAGAAGATATCCATATCCACGGTGTCCTCCAGCGCCTCAGCCTTATGCGGCATGTTCGAGGGAATACAGAGCACTTCGTCCGGACCCACTACGATTTCGCGACCATCAATCCAGAACTTCAGCGCTCCCTCAAGAATAAACGTAAGCTGTTCATTGTGATGGCTGTGCTCCGGGACGACACATCCCTTCTTGAGCAGAACCCGTGCCAGCATCACGTTTTCACCCGTTATGAGCTGACGGTCGAGCAGCGGATTCAGGTTTTCCAATTCAACGTCGGACCAGCGGAAAAACTTGAGAGAAGCCATGATCAATCCTCATTTGGGGAATCAAACTGGCCCTTCTACCTCCCCCGTGCGCCTAGTGTAAAATCAAAGTGGCACAGAGAGTAGAGCAATAATTCCGGTATTCACCGGCCCGGCAGCCGTGGAACCCCGCAGAAACGCCGATACTCAGCAAAGTGCAAAATTTTTGGGACCGGAAAGCCGAGCATTGGCTCCTGCGATGGCGGCACGCTAGCCCCGGTCGAGATCAGGAGATCGAAATGGCGAAAGTTGCAAAGACAGCAGACCGCAAGAAGGTCATGGATACCAGCAAGAGCACCGATTGTCCCAAGTGCGGGAAGGCGACGCGCATCGTCAAGCGCCTCAAAGACAACGAGCGCGGCGTGGCGGGCGGAATGTACATCTCGTGCTCGGCCTGCGACTTCTACGAAAAACTGTAAAGAAACAGCAATCAGCACTCAGAAGTGGTCTCACAAACGTCTCAGCAGGATCAACATGGATGCCAGTTGAATCATGCCGAGGAAGTTTGCGCTATGTCGTTCCCAACGCACCAGCAGGCGCCGGAAGTTCTTCAGCCAGGCGAAGAGGCGCTCGATTTT
The Terriglobales bacterium DNA segment above includes these coding regions:
- a CDS encoding cupin domain-containing protein, which produces MASLKFFRWSDVELENLNPLLDRQLITGENVMLARVLLKKGCVVPEHSHHNEQLTFILEGALKFWIDGREIVVGPDEVLCIPSNMPHKAEALEDTVDMDIFYPPRQDWLNKTDDYLRGVAKK
- a CDS encoding acyl-CoA dehydrogenase family protein, whose product is MALKFKGVDFIAFDGLLSEDEILVRDNTRKFVEENLIPIIEQCNREGRFPKELIRPMGELGFYGANLKGYGCAEMSNVEYGLVMQELERGDSGLRSFVSVQSALVMYPIYAFGSEEQKQKWLPGMQKGEKLGCFGLTEPDAGSNPGAMRTRARKDGNDYVLNGEKMWITSGSIADVAVIWAKMEDEGDRVRGFLVETNRPGFRAADVHGKWSLRASVTSSLSLQDVRVPACNLLPKTEGLKNALMCLNQARYGIAWGGIGAAMACYDCALQYAQFRKQFRDQPIASHQLVQEKLVWMISEVTKAQLLALQVGRLKDQNKAQHYHISMAKRNNIWMALECARLARDILGANGIADEYPIFRHMANLESVKTYEGTHDVHTLIIGNQITGMDAF